The window AGCGAGATGATATCTTGATATTAGATAAGATTTGTTGATAGGGAGGTTAAGTAGGATGAAGAAGAGAACACTCGTACAAGCTATGCTGCCCTTCATGATGGTCGCCATCATTATTTTATTGGCAGGCTGCAGTAATCAAGCTATGGTGCTGGATCCCAAAGGACCTGTAGGTGCTGAACAGAGAGATTTGATTGTGATTTCCTCCATTTTATGCGCAATTATCCTCGTACCGGTTCTTGTACTGACAGCTTGGATTGTTTGGCGGTATCGCGATAAAGAAGGCAATAAAGCATCATATAAGCCAAACTGGTCGCACAGTACTTCCTTAGAAATTGTTTGGTGGGCAGTTCCAATCATTATTATTGTAGCTTTGGCTGTCATTACTATTCGTTATACGTATGCACTAGAGCCCTCTAAGCCGTTAAAATCCAATAAACCGCCCGTCACCATTCAAGTGACATCTCTGGATTGGAAATGGTTATTCACGTATCCGGAGCAGGGTATAGCAACGGTCAATTATTTGCAAATTCCAGAGGATACACCGATTAAGTTCGAGCTCACTTCTGA is drawn from Paenibacillus sp. V4I7 and contains these coding sequences:
- the cyoA gene encoding ubiquinol oxidase subunit II, coding for MKKRTLVQAMLPFMMVAIIILLAGCSNQAMVLDPKGPVGAEQRDLIVISSILCAIILVPVLVLTAWIVWRYRDKEGNKASYKPNWSHSTSLEIVWWAVPIIIIVALAVITIRYTYALEPSKPLKSNKPPVTIQVTSLDWKWLFTYPEQGIATVNYLQIPEDTPIKFELTSDAPMNSFWIPQLGGQIYTMSGMAMTLYLQADEIGHYFGTGANFSGAHFADMTFDVNATSQKDFEAFIAKTKKVPTKLTMESYEALAKPGKSGVQYFSSVPDGLFQKIVTKYTNGQSIHSGHVSSESVKETSKPQSTDKTAPMNHNDHSQMKMTK